In the genome of Danio rerio strain Tuebingen ecotype United States chromosome 23, GRCz12tu, whole genome shotgun sequence, one region contains:
- the krt18a.2 gene encoding uncharacterized protein LOC553479 (The RefSeq protein has 1 substitution compared to this genomic sequence) has protein sequence MQSFSANKRTYRMSSEDLGGLRPTFYSWRSAGNRGSFSKDIFGSTNVQTGVVGNVGNEKVTMQILNERLASYLEKVRILEKANGDLEVKIRQVMEKKGPDTTDYSHFQVTLDKLRKEILEMIMRNVNVNLQIDNAKLAAEDFKIKFENEFQQRQCVEADINALRKMLDDTNVARLHLENDVEGLKVELIEIKKQHQLELSALNGQITQSGVQVDINAPKGQDLAKIMEEMRANYEKIVLKNQEELKAWHESKISVVQVQVTENTAALKEASTQLSVSRRRMQTLETDLQTLTGSRASLEEALNETKLRYGMQVEQFNNIILLRESELKQLRDDIQRQSLDYQVLFNIKMELEAEIATYKRLLDGEETLQNRSVSETVTRTTMETKILS, from the exons ATGCAAAGCTTTAGTGCCAACAAAAGAACATACAGAATGTCTTCAGAGGATCTCGGTGGGCTTCGACCAACATTTTACTCATGGAGAAGTGCTGGAAATAGGGGCTCCTTTTCCAAAGATATCTTTGGATCTACCAATGTACAAACGGGGGTTGTTGGAAACGTTGGAAATGAAAAGGTAACCATGCAAATTCTAAATGAGCGCCTTGCTTCCTACCTGGAGAAAGTTAGGATTTTGGAGAAGGCCAATGGTGACCTAGAAGTGAAAATCCGCCAGGTTATGGAGAAAAAAGGTCCAGACACAACAGACTACAGTCACTTCCAAGTCACTCTTGATAAACTACGCAAAGAG ATCTTGGAGATGATTATgagaaatgtaaatgttaatCTTCAAATTGACAATGCCAAGTTGGCTGCTGAAGACTTCAAGATCAA GTTTGAAAATGAATTTCAGCAAAGACAGTGTGTTGAGGCAGACATAAATGCACTGAGAAAAATGCTGGATGACACCAATGTGGCACGACTCCATCTGGAAAATGATGTTGAAGGATTAAAGGTAGAGCTCATCGAGATCAAGAAACAGCATCAACTG GAATTGTCAGCACTATATGGTCAAATTACCCAATCAGGAGTGCAAGTGGACATAAATGCCCCTAAGGGACAGGACCTGGCTAAGATAATGGAGGAGATGAGAGCAAACTATGAAAAGATTGTGCTGAAAAACCAAGAAGAGCTCAAAGCCTGGCATGAATCAAAA ATATCTGTGGTGCAGGTTCAAGTGACAGAAAACACTGCAGCATTGAAGGAGGCCAGCACACAACTCAGCGTGAGCCGCAGGCGGATGCAGACTTTAGAAACTGACCTGCAGACTCTGACTGGAAGT AGAGCATCTCTGGAAGAAGCCCTTAATGAAACAAAGTTGAGATATGGCATGCAGGTGGAGCAATTCAATAACATCATTTTGTTGCGAGAATCTGAGCTTAAACAGCTGCGTGATGACATACAGAGGCAGTCATTAGACTATCAGGTCTTATTTAACATCAAGATGGAACTGGAAGCTGAGATAGCCACCTACAAGAGACTTCTGGATGGAGAAGAAAC aCTCCAGAACAGGTCCGTGTCGGAGACTGTCACCCGGACGACGATGGAAACGAAAATATTGTCCTGA
- the krt18a.1 gene encoding keratin, type I cytoskeletal 18 (The RefSeq protein has 1 substitution compared to this genomic sequence) — MSLRTSYSVRSSTSQVPVSQASIKRTTNVPTYRAASIYGGAGGQGTRISSASYSGVRSGLGVPSMSSSIQVSASGSTGEIMGNEKMAMQNLNDRLASYLEKVRILEQANSKLELKIREALEKRGPDVHDYSRFQPIVDELRKKIFDATTNNARLVLQIDNARLAADDFRVKYESELSIRQGVEADITGLRKVIDDTNLNRMNLESEIEALKEELIFLKKNHDNEVMELRNQISQSGVQVDVDAPKGQDLSQIMEEIRAKYEKMALKNQEELKAWHESQITEVQVQVTQNTEALQGARSEVNELRRQIQTLEIELESQKNLKGSLEGTLRDTEMRYNMEIENLNTIILQLEAELTQLRGNIQHQTQEYEALLNIKMKLEAEIATYRRLLDGGDFKLQDALEEQKKVKVMTVTQTLVDGKVVSSSTETKERKL; from the exons ATGAGTCTGAGAACAAGCTACAGCGTGCGTTCCTCCACCTCCCAGGTGCCAGTGTCCCAGGTGTCTATCAAGCGCACCACCAATGTGCCGACTTACAGGGCTGCGAGCATCTACGGTGGCGCTGGAGGCCAAGGAACCCGCATCTCCTCTGCCTCCTACTCAGGAGTCCGCAGTGGACTGGGAGTTCCCTCGATGTCCAGCTCCATCCAAGTGAGTGCAAGTGGTAGCACAGGCGAGATCATGGGCAATGAGAAGATGGCCATGCAGAACCTGAACGACCGTCTGGCCTCCTATCTGGAGAAAGTGAGGATCCTGGAGCAGGCCAACAGCAAGCTGGAGCTGAAGATCCGGGAGGCCCTAGAGAAGAGAGGTCCTGATGTCCACGACTACAGCCGCTTCCAGCCAATCGTTGATGAGCTGCGCAAGAAG ATCTTTGATGCCACCACAAACAATGCTCGCCTAGTGCTCCAGATTGACAACGCCCGCCTGGCAGCTGATGACTTCAGAGTCAA GTATGAATCTGAGCTGTCCATCCGCCAAGGTGTGGAGGCCGACATCACCGGCCTAAGAAAGGTCATCGATGACACCAACCTGAACCGCATGAACCTTGAGAGCGAGATCGAGGCCCTCAAAGAAGAGCTCATCTTCCTTAAGAAGAACCATGACAAT GAGGTAATGGAGCTTCGTAACCAAATCTCCCAGTCCGGAGTGCAGGTGGACGTTGATGCTCCTAAGGGACAAGACCTTTCCCAGATCATGGAAGAGATCAGAGCCAAGTACGAGAAGATGGCCCTGAAGAACCAGGAGGAGCTGAAGGCCTGGCATGAATCTCAG ATCACAGAGGTTCAGGTACAAGTCACGCAGAACACAGAGGCCCTCCAGGGTGCCCGTTCAGAGGTTAACGAACTTCGCAGACAAATTCAGACATTGGAGATCGAGCTGGAATCACAGAAGAACCTG AAAGGGTCACTGGAGGGAACTCTGCGGGACACAGAAATGCGATACAACATGGAGATCGAGAATCTCAACACTATCATTCTGCAGCTGGAGGCTGAGCTCACACAACTGCGCGGTAACATCCAGCATCAGACGCAGGAGTACGAGGCTCTGCTGAACATAAAGATGAAGCTGGAGGCAGAAATCGCCACCTACAGGAGGCTACTGGATGGTGGAGACTTCAA ACTCCAGGATGCTCTTGAAGAGCAGAAGAAGGTCAAAGTGATGACGGTCACGCAGACGCTGGTGGATGGAAAGGTTGTGTCCTCAAGCACAGAAACCAAGGAGAGGAAACTTTAA